GTTCTTTTGTGCGGAATGTATCATCGGGAAGAATAATCTGCCGAGCCAGCCGTGTAACGAGGTTGATAAAAATCGGACCCCGGAGGTTGAGTGTAATATCGCCGGGATTCTCGGCCAGTGTAACAAGGGAAAGAATGACAAGATCAACCGGGTCCCCGATGCCCAGATCGCTCAGGGCATTAATCGATTTCAACGGATTGTAATTACTGAATATCAATTGGGGCTCCACAACGACAAAATCAGGACCGCCCGTAACCGCGGACAGCATACTCTTGAAGGGTTTGCAGTCGTTTATGTCAAGAACGGCAAAATCGGTATAATCACCGAAACCTAAGAGGCCTTCGGGAAAATGGATCAGTTCTTTCCTGGGAACCCTGATGAGCCCCCG
This genomic window from bacterium contains:
- the fliW gene encoding flagellar assembly protein FliW, which encodes RGLIRVPRKELIHFPEGLLGFGDYTDFAVLDINDCKPFKSMLSAVTGGPDFVVVEPQLIFSNYNPLKSINALSDLGIGDPVDLVILSLVTLAENPGDITLNLRGPIFINLVTRLARQIILPDDTFRTKEPILPYRKRPRPLAENIQARPIAFNGGSCF